The Streptomyces sp. NBC_01268 genome window below encodes:
- a CDS encoding ABC transporter permease codes for MTAAALGYAPGRTLPLRVEALRQLKRRRTLVMALILAALPFVLIAAFAIGGGPDGSANNRITLMDTATASGANFAATCLFVSAGFLLVIPVALFCGDTVASEAGWSSLRYLLAAPVPRARLLWSKLTVALAFSAAAMLLLPLVALAAGTVAYGWGPLKLPTGGALPAGDALVRLALATAFVYVSQLVTAALAFWLSTRTDAPLGAVGGAVGLTIIGNVLDAVTALGDWRAFLPAHWQFAWADALQPQLEWSGMVKGTAISVTYAVVLFALAFRGFARKDIVS; via the coding sequence ATGACCGCCGCCGCTCTCGGCTACGCGCCCGGCCGCACCCTGCCCCTGCGGGTGGAGGCCCTGCGGCAGTTGAAGCGCCGCCGCACGCTGGTGATGGCCCTGATCCTGGCCGCCCTGCCCTTCGTCCTGATCGCGGCGTTCGCGATCGGCGGCGGCCCGGACGGCTCGGCGAACAACCGGATCACCCTGATGGACACGGCGACGGCCTCGGGCGCCAACTTCGCGGCGACCTGCCTCTTCGTCTCCGCCGGCTTCCTCCTCGTCATCCCGGTCGCCCTGTTCTGCGGCGACACGGTCGCGTCGGAGGCCGGCTGGTCGTCCCTCCGCTACCTCCTGGCGGCCCCCGTCCCCCGCGCCCGCCTCCTCTGGTCGAAACTCACCGTCGCCCTGGCCTTCAGCGCGGCGGCGATGCTCCTCCTGCCCCTGGTGGCCCTCGCCGCCGGCACGGTGGCCTACGGCTGGGGCCCCCTGAAGCTCCCCACCGGCGGCGCCCTCCCCGCCGGCGACGCCCTCGTCCGCCTGGCCCTGGCGACGGCCTTCGTCTACGTCTCCCAACTGGTCACGGCCGCCCTCGCCTTCTGGCTCTCCACCCGCACCGACGCCCCCCTGGGCGCGGTCGGCGGCGCCGTCGGCCTCACCATCATCGGCAACGTCCTCGACGCCGTCACCGCCCTCGGCGACTGGCGCGCCTTCCTCCCGGCCCACTGGCAGTTCGCCTGGGCGGACGCGCTCCAGCCCCAACTGGAGTGGTCGGGCATGGTGAAGGGCACGGCGATCTCGGTGACGTACGCGGTGGTGCTGTTCGCCCTGGCGTTCCGCGGGTTCGCGCGGAAGGACATCGTGTCGTAG
- a CDS encoding alpha/beta fold hydrolase yields the protein MQLRLPRRGLPRPGLPRWAAVATVLAVLVGGAGTWTAVASDDPPPVQRADRMLDLDGVRIDTSYFTAGGSGRRPAVLLGHGFGGSKDDVREQAERLARGGYAVLTWSARGFGGSTGQIGLNDPEREVKDVRGLVDWLAGRPEVLLDKAGDPRVGVTGASYGGAISLLAAGYDPRVDAIAPQITYWNLADALFPNGVFKKLWSGIFFSGGAGEPKGGTGTGTGTGTGTGTGTGPGTAACGRFSPEVCALYQRVAVAGKPDAAARALLEARSPSAVGARIKVPALIVQGQSDSLFTLAQSDAMARTIAANGAPVAVDWTAGGHDGGDRETDRVEARISAWFDRHLKRDASAATGPAFRVSRTGGVDSTDGRATLRGATADTYPGLAAGQVPVALSGPARSFANPAGANPPAISAVPGLGGGLSQLSSLGVGLSVDFPGQFAAFDARPQTRAVRITGSPTVRVRVTSTAPDGSAVLFAKVYDVGPDGRQQVLPAQLVTPVRVADAGRGRTVDLTLPAVDHEVASGHRLRLVLAATDLGYASPAAPATYTVGVESALTVPTAPGVTTQAAGLPWWVWGLPLLGVLAAAALLLTARRKVTPPAPDPALAEVPLQITGLSKKYKGGDRYSVRDLSFRVEQGQVLGLLGPNGAGKTTTLRMLMGLITPDEGEIRVFGQAIRPGAPVLSRVGAFVEGAGFLPHLSGRENLELYWQATGRPAEDAHLGEALRIANLGGALERAVRTYSQGMRQRLAIAQAMLGLPDLLILDEPTNGLDPPQIREMREVMIRYAAGGRTVIVSSHLLAEVEQSCTHLVVMDRGGLVQAGPVREITGSDDTLLVTLGGPVPDAVVEKLGAVRTDAGLLVRLDAATTATALIAELVRLEVPVTGVGPHRRLEDAFLTLIGETA from the coding sequence CCGTCCTCGCCGTGCTCGTGGGAGGCGCCGGCACATGGACCGCCGTCGCCTCCGACGACCCGCCGCCCGTGCAGCGCGCGGACCGGATGCTCGACCTCGACGGGGTGCGGATCGACACCTCGTACTTCACCGCGGGCGGCTCCGGCCGGCGCCCCGCCGTCCTCCTCGGGCACGGCTTCGGCGGCTCCAAGGACGACGTCCGCGAGCAGGCCGAGCGGCTCGCCCGCGGCGGGTACGCGGTGCTGACCTGGTCCGCGCGCGGCTTCGGCGGGTCCACCGGGCAGATCGGCCTGAACGACCCGGAGCGCGAGGTCAAGGACGTCCGCGGGCTGGTCGACTGGCTGGCCGGCCGGCCCGAGGTGCTGCTCGACAAGGCGGGCGACCCGCGCGTCGGCGTCACCGGAGCCTCGTACGGCGGGGCGATCTCGCTGCTGGCCGCCGGGTACGACCCGCGCGTGGACGCCATCGCGCCGCAGATCACGTACTGGAACCTCGCCGACGCCCTCTTCCCGAACGGCGTGTTCAAGAAGCTGTGGTCCGGGATCTTCTTCTCCGGTGGCGCGGGGGAACCCAAGGGGGGCACCGGAACCGGCACTGGCACCGGCACCGGCACCGGCACCGGCACAGGCCCAGGCACCGCGGCCTGCGGACGCTTCAGCCCCGAGGTGTGCGCCCTGTACCAGCGTGTCGCCGTCGCCGGGAAGCCCGACGCGGCCGCCCGCGCCCTCCTGGAGGCGCGCAGCCCGTCGGCCGTCGGCGCCCGCATCAAGGTGCCCGCGCTGATCGTCCAGGGCCAGTCCGACTCCCTCTTCACCCTCGCCCAGTCCGACGCCATGGCCCGGACCATCGCCGCGAACGGCGCCCCGGTCGCGGTGGACTGGACGGCGGGCGGCCACGACGGCGGCGACCGGGAGACGGACCGCGTCGAGGCGCGGATCTCGGCCTGGTTCGACCGCCACCTCAAGCGGGACGCCTCGGCCGCGACCGGCCCCGCCTTCCGGGTGAGCCGTACCGGGGGCGTCGACTCCACCGACGGGCGCGCGACCCTCCGCGGCGCGACGGCCGACACGTACCCGGGACTCGCGGCGGGACAGGTCCCGGTGGCGCTCTCGGGCCCGGCGCGTTCCTTCGCCAACCCGGCGGGCGCGAATCCGCCCGCGATCTCCGCGGTCCCGGGCCTCGGCGGCGGACTCTCGCAGCTCTCCTCGCTCGGCGTCGGCCTGTCCGTGGACTTCCCCGGCCAGTTCGCCGCCTTCGACGCCCGTCCGCAGACCCGTGCGGTCCGGATCACCGGCTCGCCGACGGTCAGGGTCCGGGTGACGTCGACCGCCCCCGACGGCTCGGCGGTCCTCTTCGCCAAGGTGTACGACGTGGGACCGGACGGGCGGCAGCAGGTGCTGCCCGCCCAGCTCGTGACCCCGGTACGGGTCGCGGACGCCGGGCGCGGGCGGACCGTCGACCTGACGCTGCCCGCCGTCGACCACGAGGTGGCGTCCGGCCACCGGCTGCGCCTGGTGCTCGCCGCGACGGACCTCGGCTACGCCTCGCCCGCCGCTCCCGCCACGTACACGGTCGGGGTCGAGAGCGCCCTGACGGTGCCGACGGCGCCGGGCGTGACGACGCAGGCGGCGGGGCTGCCGTGGTGGGTGTGGGGCCTGCCGCTGCTGGGCGTCCTCGCCGCGGCGGCGCTGCTCCTGACGGCCCGCCGCAAGGTCACCCCGCCCGCCCCGGACCCGGCGCTCGCCGAGGTCCCGCTCCAGATCACCGGCCTGTCCAAGAAGTACAAGGGCGGCGACCGGTACAGCGTCCGCGACCTGTCCTTCCGTGTCGAACAGGGCCAGGTCCTGGGCCTGCTGGGTCCCAACGGCGCGGGCAAGACGACGACCCTGCGCATGCTGATGGGCCTGATCACGCCCGACGAGGGCGAGATCCGGGTCTTCGGCCAGGCGATCCGGCCGGGTGCGCCGGTGCTCTCGCGGGTCGGCGCGTTCGTGGAGGGCGCGGGCTTCCTGCCGCACCTGTCGGGCCGCGAGAACCTGGAGCTGTACTGGCAGGCGACCGGCCGCCCCGCCGAGGACGCGCACCTCGGCGAGGCGCTGCGCATCGCCAACCTGGGCGGCGCCCTCGAACGCGCCGTCCGCACCTACTCGCAGGGCATGCGGCAGCGCCTCGCCATCGCGCAGGCCATGCTGGGCCTGCCCGACCTGCTGATCCTGGACGAGCCGACGAACGGCCTCGACCCGCCGCAGATCCGGGAGATGCGGGAGGTGATGATCCGGTACGCGGCGGGCGGCCGGACCGTCATCGTCTCCAGCCACCTCCTCGCCGAGGTCGAACAGTCCTGCACCCACCTCGTGGTGATGGACCGCGGCGGCCTGGTGCAGGCGGGCCCGGTGCGGGAGATCACCGGCTCCGACGACACGCTCCTGGTCACGCTGGGCGGCCCGGTCCCGGACGCGGTGGTGGAGAAGCTGGGTGCGGTACGGACCGACGCGGGCCTGCTCGTACGCCTGGACGCCGCCACGACGGCCACCGCGCTGATCGCCGAACTCGTCCGCCTGGAGGTGCCGGTGACGGGCGTGGGTCCGCACCGGCGTCTTGAGGACGCGTTCCTGACCCTGATCGGAGAGACCGCATGA
- a CDS encoding helix-turn-helix transcriptional regulator: MTETAGSVMLARSAMGRAGPELQRPPGRPVRGTRRVSAALAGLAASARHELLTFDDPAASASRAIPEPFLELAGACMRAAAERAGEVRRIVPRHALPQLAGALRIPGRARVTDAIPFKMIVVDRTVAAVPLDLELHYNGLLLIRDPVVVQALVRAHHTSWDGGQDLTGLTAPTRDLPPQLRPVLEALLSGLTDEAAATRLGMSPRTYSRRVGELMAALGTTSRFRAGAEAARRGWV, encoded by the coding sequence GTGACAGAGACTGCGGGCTCCGTGATGCTCGCCCGCTCGGCGATGGGCCGGGCCGGTCCCGAGCTCCAGCGTCCTCCCGGGCGCCCGGTCCGCGGCACCCGCCGGGTCAGCGCGGCGTTGGCAGGCCTGGCCGCCTCGGCCCGGCACGAGCTGCTGACCTTCGACGACCCGGCCGCCTCCGCGTCGCGTGCGATCCCCGAGCCGTTCCTGGAGCTGGCAGGAGCGTGCATGCGGGCGGCGGCGGAGCGGGCCGGCGAGGTGCGGCGCATCGTCCCGCGCCACGCCCTCCCCCAACTCGCGGGCGCCTTGCGCATCCCCGGCCGGGCCAGGGTCACCGACGCGATCCCCTTCAAGATGATCGTCGTCGACCGCACGGTCGCGGCCGTCCCCCTGGACCTGGAGCTCCACTACAACGGCCTCCTCCTGATCCGCGACCCCGTCGTCGTCCAGGCCCTGGTCCGCGCCCACCACACCTCCTGGGACGGCGGCCAGGACCTCACGGGCCTCACCGCCCCCACCCGCGACCTCCCCCCACAACTCCGCCCCGTCCTCGAAGCCCTCCTTTCCGGCCTCACCGACGAGGCCGCCGCCACCCGCCTCGGCATGTCCCCCCGCACGTACAGCCGCCGCGTGGGCGAACTGATGGCGGCCCTGGGCACGACGAGCCGCTTCCGCGCGGGGGCGGAAGCGGCTCGGAGGGGGTGGGTGTGA